Proteins co-encoded in one Enterobacter sp. R4-368 genomic window:
- the hypF gene encoding carbamoyltransferase HypF, whose translation MQQCNDDTANSNGVCLRVYGKVQGVGFRPFVWQLAQQLGLKGDVCNDAQGVEIRLLGNERDFLVLLQQQCPPLARIDMVTSAPFCWSVLPLDFAIRHSAGGAMNTQIVPDAATCPACLAEMNDPSERRYRYPFINCTHCGPRFTIIHAMPYDRPNTAMAGFPLCPVCEAEYRDPLDRRFHAQPVACHECGPALEWRSGEQHAHGEAALQAAAALLKSGGVVAVKGIGGFHLACDATNQAAVMHLRARKHRPAKPLAVMVPGAEGVTTQAQRLLATPAAPIVLVDKNSVCGLCEAIAPGLDEVGVMLPASPLQHLLAQELQRPLVMTSGNLSGKPPAISNDEALSDLAEIADGFLLHNRDIVQRMDDSVVRASGEMLRRSRGYVPDAISLPPGFNDLPPLLCLGADLKNTFCLLRGNSAVPGQHFGDLTDEGVEAQWRSALRLMLDIYDFSPEQVVVDAHPGYRTHQWASSYGLPVQTVLHHHAHAAACLGEHGWPLEGGDVIAITLDGIGMGEGGELWGGECLRVNYRECEHLGGLPAVALPGGDLAAQQPWRNLLAQMLDFVPDWQRYPETADIQRQNWPMLARAIERGVNAPKASSCGRLFDAIACALGCAPLHLSYEGEAACQLEALAAGVASVEHPVQMPLRGTMLDLAAFWQSWLNWQATPAERAWAFHDALAQGLSALARQEAARRGIHVLAFSGGVMHNRLLKKRLQHYLAEFTLLFAHQLPAGDGGIAFGQGLVAAARAISPVL comes from the coding sequence ATGCAGCAATGCAATGATGACACGGCCAACAGCAACGGTGTCTGTTTGCGCGTGTACGGTAAAGTACAGGGGGTGGGCTTCCGCCCCTTTGTCTGGCAACTGGCGCAACAGCTCGGGCTGAAAGGTGATGTCTGTAATGATGCGCAGGGCGTGGAGATTCGCCTGCTCGGTAATGAGCGCGACTTTCTCGTCCTGTTGCAGCAGCAGTGCCCGCCGCTGGCGCGCATTGATATGGTAACCAGCGCGCCGTTTTGCTGGTCCGTTTTACCGCTTGATTTCGCCATTCGCCACAGTGCGGGTGGCGCAATGAATACCCAAATTGTCCCCGACGCGGCAACCTGTCCGGCTTGTCTGGCGGAGATGAACGACCCTTCTGAACGCCGCTACCGCTACCCATTTATTAACTGCACCCACTGCGGGCCGCGCTTCACCATTATTCACGCCATGCCCTATGACCGGCCTAATACCGCGATGGCCGGTTTTCCGTTGTGCCCGGTTTGCGAAGCCGAATACCGCGATCCGCTGGACCGGCGTTTTCACGCTCAGCCCGTCGCATGCCATGAATGCGGCCCGGCGCTTGAGTGGCGCAGCGGCGAACAGCATGCACATGGGGAAGCGGCGCTACAGGCGGCCGCCGCGCTGCTAAAAAGCGGCGGCGTTGTGGCGGTAAAAGGCATTGGTGGTTTTCATCTCGCCTGCGATGCAACGAACCAGGCGGCGGTGATGCATCTGCGCGCGCGAAAACATCGTCCGGCAAAACCGCTGGCGGTGATGGTACCCGGTGCGGAAGGCGTGACGACGCAGGCGCAGCGTTTACTTGCGACACCCGCCGCACCGATTGTGCTGGTGGACAAAAACAGCGTTTGCGGGCTGTGCGAGGCCATTGCGCCTGGCCTTGATGAAGTGGGCGTCATGCTGCCTGCCAGTCCGTTGCAACACCTGCTGGCGCAGGAATTACAGCGCCCGCTGGTGATGACGTCCGGCAACCTCAGCGGCAAACCGCCCGCAATCAGCAATGACGAGGCGTTAAGCGATCTGGCGGAGATCGCCGACGGCTTTTTGCTGCACAACCGCGATATTGTTCAGCGCATGGATGACTCCGTGGTACGCGCGAGCGGAGAGATGCTGCGCCGCTCGCGCGGCTATGTGCCGGATGCGATATCGCTGCCGCCGGGGTTTAACGATCTTCCGCCGCTGCTGTGCCTGGGCGCGGATCTGAAAAACACCTTTTGTCTGCTGCGCGGTAACAGCGCGGTGCCGGGTCAGCATTTTGGCGATCTCACCGATGAAGGCGTCGAAGCGCAGTGGCGCAGTGCGCTGCGTTTGATGCTGGATATTTACGATTTTTCCCCGGAACAGGTGGTGGTTGACGCCCATCCGGGTTATCGCACGCATCAGTGGGCCAGCAGCTATGGCCTGCCGGTGCAGACGGTGTTGCATCACCACGCTCACGCCGCTGCCTGCCTTGGTGAACACGGCTGGCCGCTGGAGGGCGGCGATGTTATTGCAATAACGCTTGATGGCATCGGTATGGGCGAAGGCGGCGAGCTGTGGGGCGGCGAATGTCTGCGGGTCAATTACCGCGAGTGTGAGCACTTAGGCGGGTTACCGGCGGTGGCGCTCCCCGGCGGGGATTTAGCCGCGCAGCAGCCGTGGCGCAACTTGCTGGCGCAGATGCTGGATTTTGTTCCTGACTGGCAGCGCTACCCGGAAACCGCCGATATCCAGCGGCAGAACTGGCCGATGCTGGCGCGTGCAATTGAACGCGGGGTTAATGCGCCGAAAGCCTCATCCTGCGGTCGCTTATTTGATGCCATTGCCTGTGCACTCGGTTGTGCGCCGCTGCACCTGAGCTATGAAGGTGAAGCGGCCTGCCAGCTGGAAGCGCTGGCGGCGGGCGTTGCGTCCGTTGAACATCCGGTTCAGATGCCGCTGCGTGGCACCATGCTGGATTTGGCGGCGTTCTGGCAAAGCTGGCTGAACTGGCAGGCCACACCTGCCGAACGCGCATGGGCATTCCATGACGCGCTGGCGCAGGGCCTGTCAGCACTGGCGCGGCAGGAAGCGGCACGGCGTGGCATTCATGTGCTGGCGTTCAGCGGCGGCGTAATGCATAACCGCCTGCTGAAAAAACGCTTACAGCACTATCTTGCGGAGTTTACTTTGCTGTTTGCGCACCAGCTCCCGGCCGGTGATGGCGGCATTGCTTTCGGCCAGGGGCTGGTAGCGGCAGCGCGGGCTATATCGCCAGTGCTTTAA
- the fdhF gene encoding formate dehydrogenase subunit alpha, which produces MKKITSVCPYCGAGCKLKLVVDNGKIIRAEAANGHTNQNELCLKGYYGWDFLNDTKLLTPRLTQPMIRYEKGGKLTPVSWDEAIRYTAKRLSDIKAKYGPRAIMTTGSSRGTGNETNYVMQKFARGVLNTNNVDCCARVCHGPSVAGLQETLGNGAMSNSISDIENSSCLLVFGYNCADSHPIVARRVIKAKQKGAKIIVCDPRRIETARIADQHLQLNNGCNMALVNAFGYVLLEEELYDKDYVASFTTGLEAYRETIKDYAPEAVEHITGVPAKQVRQAMRTYAAAPSATIMWGMGVTQFGQAVDVVKGLSSLALLTGNLGREHVGVGPVRGQNNVQGACDMGVIPNQFPGYQDVVNPEVRAKFAKAWGIDPAVMDDKVGVRITEVPHLALEGKVKAYYIMGEDPLQTEADLGLVRKGFEALDFVVVQDIFMTKTAEQADVLLPATSWGEHGGVFTCADRGFQRFEKAIEPKYNVKRDWEIISLIATEMGYPMHYDNNQQIWDELRELCPLFYGVTYEKMGDMGHVQWPCPTLDHPGTPYLYQNNKFDTPDGKGHLFAAQWRAPAERPDDEFPLVLCTVREVGHYSCRSMTGNCAALQTLADEPGFVQINPDDAAALGVQDRQLVWVESRRGKVITRADVSERVNHGSVYMTYQWWIGACNELTQDNLDPISKTPETKYCAVRVSAINDQRWAEEYTQSTYQQMKSRLLNAAMQ; this is translated from the coding sequence ATGAAAAAAATTACGAGCGTATGCCCTTACTGCGGCGCTGGCTGCAAACTGAAACTGGTCGTGGATAACGGAAAAATCATCCGTGCGGAAGCGGCCAACGGCCACACGAACCAGAACGAACTGTGCCTGAAAGGTTATTACGGCTGGGATTTCCTCAACGACACCAAACTGCTGACGCCGCGTCTGACCCAGCCGATGATCCGCTACGAAAAAGGCGGCAAACTGACGCCGGTTAGCTGGGATGAAGCGATCCGCTACACCGCCAAACGCCTTAGCGACATCAAAGCGAAATACGGCCCGCGCGCCATTATGACCACTGGCTCGTCACGCGGCACCGGCAATGAAACCAACTATGTTATGCAAAAATTTGCCCGCGGCGTGCTCAACACCAACAACGTCGACTGCTGCGCGCGTGTCTGCCACGGCCCGTCTGTGGCGGGTTTACAGGAAACGCTCGGCAACGGTGCGATGAGTAACTCCATCAGCGATATCGAAAACTCCAGTTGTTTGCTGGTATTTGGCTATAACTGCGCCGACTCACACCCGATCGTCGCGCGCCGGGTGATCAAAGCTAAACAGAAAGGGGCGAAAATCATTGTTTGCGATCCGCGCCGCATCGAAACCGCGCGTATTGCCGACCAGCACCTGCAACTGAATAACGGCTGCAATATGGCGCTGGTCAACGCCTTTGGTTATGTGCTGCTCGAAGAAGAACTTTACGACAAAGATTACGTTGCCAGCTTTACCACCGGGCTTGAGGCGTACCGCGAAACGATAAAAGATTACGCGCCGGAAGCGGTGGAACACATTACCGGCGTGCCGGCAAAACAGGTACGTCAGGCGATGCGCACCTATGCCGCCGCGCCGTCTGCCACCATTATGTGGGGCATGGGCGTAACGCAGTTCGGCCAGGCGGTGGACGTGGTGAAAGGGCTCTCCAGCCTGGCGCTGCTCACCGGTAATCTTGGTCGTGAACATGTTGGCGTTGGCCCGGTGCGCGGGCAAAACAACGTGCAGGGCGCGTGCGATATGGGCGTGATCCCCAACCAGTTCCCTGGTTATCAGGATGTGGTCAATCCGGAAGTACGCGCTAAATTCGCCAAAGCCTGGGGCATCGACCCGGCGGTGATGGACGATAAAGTAGGCGTGCGCATTACCGAAGTGCCGCACCTGGCGCTGGAAGGCAAAGTGAAAGCCTACTACATCATGGGCGAAGATCCGTTGCAGACCGAAGCGGATTTAGGCCTGGTGCGTAAAGGCTTTGAAGCGCTCGATTTCGTGGTGGTGCAGGATATCTTTATGACCAAAACCGCCGAGCAGGCCGATGTACTGCTGCCCGCCACCTCCTGGGGCGAGCATGGTGGCGTGTTTACCTGCGCCGATCGCGGTTTCCAGCGTTTTGAAAAAGCTATTGAGCCGAAGTACAACGTCAAGCGCGACTGGGAAATCATCAGCCTGATTGCCACGGAAATGGGCTACCCGATGCACTACGACAACAACCAGCAAATCTGGGATGAGCTGCGCGAGTTGTGCCCGCTGTTCTACGGTGTAACCTACGAAAAAATGGGCGATATGGGACACGTTCAGTGGCCTTGCCCGACGCTGGATCACCCCGGCACGCCATATCTGTATCAGAACAACAAATTCGATACGCCGGACGGCAAAGGCCATCTTTTTGCTGCCCAGTGGCGTGCGCCAGCGGAACGCCCGGACGATGAGTTCCCACTGGTGCTCTGCACGGTGCGCGAAGTGGGTCACTACTCTTGTCGTTCAATGACCGGCAACTGTGCGGCGCTGCAAACCCTCGCCGATGAACCCGGATTTGTGCAGATTAACCCGGACGATGCGGCGGCGCTGGGCGTACAGGATCGTCAACTGGTGTGGGTTGAGTCGCGTCGTGGCAAGGTGATCACCCGCGCGGATGTCAGCGAGCGCGTCAATCACGGCAGCGTGTATATGACTTATCAGTGGTGGATTGGTGCGTGTAATGAACTGACGCAGGATAATCTGGATCCGATTTCAAAAACGCCGGAGACCAAATATTGCGCAGTTCGGGTGAGTGCGATCAACGATCAGCGCTGGGCCGAAGAGTACACTCAGAGCACTTATCAACAGATGAAGAGTCGATTGCTCAATGCAGCAATGCAATGA
- the hydN gene encoding electron transport protein HydN has translation MNRFIMADAAKCIGCRTCEVACVVSHQENQDCAALTPETFLPRIHVIKGVNVSTATLCRQCEDAPCANVCPNGAISRDEGFVHVMQERCIGCKTCVVACPYGAMEVVVRPVIRHSGAGLNVRAEKAEANKCDLCHHRESGPACMQACPTNALVCVDRNLLEQMSAEKRRRAALDGAVSLVF, from the coding sequence ATGAACCGATTTATTATGGCTGACGCAGCAAAATGCATCGGCTGTCGCACCTGTGAGGTCGCCTGCGTGGTATCTCATCAGGAAAACCAGGATTGCGCGGCGCTCACCCCGGAGACGTTTTTGCCGCGTATTCATGTCATCAAGGGTGTCAATGTGTCGACGGCGACATTATGCCGTCAGTGCGAAGATGCGCCCTGCGCGAATGTTTGCCCGAACGGCGCTATCAGCCGCGACGAAGGGTTTGTGCATGTGATGCAGGAGCGCTGCATTGGCTGCAAAACCTGCGTTGTGGCGTGCCCGTACGGTGCGATGGAAGTGGTAGTGCGCCCGGTTATTCGTCACAGCGGCGCAGGCCTGAATGTGCGTGCCGAGAAAGCCGAAGCCAACAAATGTGATTTGTGCCACCACCGCGAAAGCGGCCCCGCTTGTATGCAGGCCTGCCCGACCAACGCGCTGGTGTGTGTCGATCGCAACTTACTGGAACAGATGAGCGCGGAAAAACGTCGTCGCGCCGCGCTGGATGGCGCCGTTTCCCTGGTGTTCTAA
- a CDS encoding LacI family DNA-binding transcriptional regulator: MATMQEVAKRAGVSKATVSRVLTGKGYVGEETKARVFQAITESGYRPNLLARSLASSKTQTLGLVVTNTLYHGVYFSELLSHAARMTEDKGRRLLLADGKHSAEEERQAIQYLLDLRCDAIIIYPRFLSVDELDEIIDNHSQPIVVLNRRLRKHASHCVYSDQKASSLSVVSRLISRGHRDIAFITGSLDSPTGIERLSGYKDALAQHGIDVRNELIAEGKWTPASGAQGVAELLSRKATFTALVASNDDMAIGAIKQLHQSQLAVPQQVSVVGFDDIAIAPFTVPALSSVKIPVTEMIKETINRLIFMLDGGDFHYQQTFPGELITRDSIINGPHA, from the coding sequence ATGGCGACAATGCAGGAAGTAGCAAAGCGGGCCGGAGTGTCGAAAGCCACCGTTTCCCGCGTGCTGACGGGCAAAGGGTATGTCGGCGAAGAGACGAAAGCGCGCGTCTTTCAGGCCATTACCGAAAGCGGTTATCGTCCGAATTTGCTGGCGCGCAGCCTGGCTTCCAGCAAAACCCAGACCTTAGGGCTGGTGGTCACCAACACCCTCTATCACGGGGTTTACTTTAGCGAGCTGCTTTCCCACGCCGCGCGCATGACCGAAGATAAAGGCCGCCGATTACTGCTGGCAGATGGCAAACACAGCGCCGAAGAGGAGCGCCAGGCGATCCAGTACCTGCTCGATTTGCGCTGCGACGCGATCATTATTTATCCGCGCTTTCTTAGCGTGGATGAACTCGATGAGATTATCGACAACCATTCGCAGCCCATCGTGGTACTCAACCGCCGGTTGCGTAAACACGCCAGCCACTGCGTTTACTCTGACCAGAAAGCCTCCAGCCTGAGCGTGGTGTCGCGACTTATCTCCCGCGGTCACCGCGATATTGCGTTTATTACCGGTTCGCTGGATTCGCCCACCGGTATTGAGCGTTTATCGGGCTATAAAGACGCGCTGGCGCAGCACGGGATCGATGTGCGTAATGAGTTGATAGCCGAAGGGAAATGGACGCCAGCCAGCGGTGCGCAGGGTGTGGCGGAGCTGCTTTCCCGCAAGGCCACGTTCACCGCGCTGGTGGCGAGCAATGACGATATGGCTATCGGCGCGATAAAGCAGCTGCATCAAAGCCAGCTCGCGGTACCCCAGCAGGTGTCGGTGGTGGGGTTTGATGATATCGCCATTGCGCCATTTACCGTGCCGGCGCTCTCCAGCGTGAAAATTCCGGTCACGGAGATGATCAAAGAGACAATTAACCGCTTGATCTTTATGCTCGATGGCGGCGATTTTCACTACCAGCAAACCTTTCCCGGCGAGCTCATCACTCGCGATTCCATTATTAATGGCCCGCACGCCTAA
- the ascF gene encoding PTS cellobiose/arbutin/salicin transporter subunit IIBC produces the protein MAKNYAALAHSVVNALGGADNIAAVTHCMTRLRFVVKDETRIDAPTLKSVSGVMGVVRNDNQCQVIIGNTVSQAFREVVSLLPQDMQPVEVQTKQKLTLRRIGAGILDALIGTMSPLIPAIIGGSMVKLLAMVLEMSGALPKGSSTLTILTVIGDGAFFFLPLMVAASAAVKFKTNMSLAIAIAGVLVHPSFVDLMAKAAQGEHVEFALIPVTAVKYTYTVIPALVMTWCLSYIERWVDRITPAVTKNFLKPMLIVLIAAPLAIVLIGPLGIWIGSAISALVYTIHGYLGWLSVAIMGALWPLLVMTGMHRVFTPTIIQTIAETGKEGMVMPSEIGANLSLGGSSLAVAWKTKNPELRQTAMAAAASAILAGISEPALYGVAVRLKRPLIASLISGFVCGAVAGIAGLASHSMAAPGLFTSVQFFDPANPMSIVWVFGVMALAVVLSFVLTLLLGFEDIPVETGDKPQAAEPATVKEARA, from the coding sequence ATGGCAAAGAATTATGCCGCGCTGGCCCACTCGGTGGTGAACGCGCTGGGCGGAGCCGATAATATCGCCGCCGTAACGCACTGCATGACGCGTCTGCGTTTTGTAGTGAAAGACGAAACCCGTATCGACGCGCCTACGCTCAAAAGCGTCAGCGGCGTTATGGGTGTGGTACGCAACGATAACCAGTGCCAGGTGATCATCGGCAACACGGTTTCCCAGGCGTTTCGTGAAGTGGTCAGCCTGCTGCCACAAGATATGCAGCCGGTTGAAGTACAGACGAAGCAAAAACTGACGTTGCGCCGCATCGGCGCGGGCATTCTGGATGCCTTAATCGGCACCATGTCGCCGCTAATCCCGGCGATCATCGGCGGGTCGATGGTTAAACTGCTGGCGATGGTGCTGGAGATGTCCGGCGCGCTGCCAAAAGGCTCCTCCACACTGACGATTTTGACGGTGATTGGCGATGGCGCTTTCTTCTTCCTGCCATTAATGGTGGCGGCCTCTGCGGCGGTGAAATTCAAAACCAATATGTCGCTGGCGATTGCCATCGCCGGGGTGCTGGTGCATCCGAGCTTTGTCGATCTGATGGCGAAAGCCGCACAGGGCGAGCACGTTGAGTTCGCGCTGATCCCGGTGACGGCGGTGAAATACACCTATACGGTGATCCCGGCGCTGGTGATGACCTGGTGCCTGTCGTATATCGAACGCTGGGTGGATCGCATTACACCGGCGGTGACGAAAAACTTCTTAAAACCAATGTTGATCGTGCTGATTGCCGCGCCGCTGGCGATTGTGCTGATTGGCCCGCTCGGTATCTGGATCGGTAGCGCGATTTCCGCGCTGGTCTACACCATTCACGGCTATCTCGGCTGGCTTTCCGTCGCCATTATGGGCGCACTGTGGCCGCTGCTGGTAATGACCGGTATGCACCGTGTGTTCACCCCAACCATTATTCAAACCATCGCGGAAACCGGCAAAGAGGGCATGGTAATGCCGTCGGAAATCGGCGCGAACCTGTCGCTCGGCGGCTCTTCGCTGGCGGTGGCATGGAAAACCAAAAACCCGGAACTGCGTCAGACCGCCATGGCGGCAGCGGCTTCCGCGATCCTGGCCGGTATCTCAGAACCGGCGCTCTACGGTGTGGCGGTGCGCCTGAAACGCCCGCTGATTGCGAGTTTAATTAGTGGTTTTGTCTGCGGTGCGGTCGCCGGTATCGCCGGGCTTGCCAGCCACTCGATGGCGGCACCGGGGTTATTTACCAGCGTGCAGTTCTTCGATCCGGCTAACCCGATGTCCATTGTGTGGGTATTCGGCGTAATGGCGCTGGCGGTAGTGTTGTCATTTGTGTTGACGCTGCTGCTCGGGTTTGAAGATATTCCCGTGGAAACCGGGGACAAACCGCAAGCGGCCGAGCCGGCCACTGTAAAAGAAGCACGAGCCTGA
- a CDS encoding 6-phospho-beta-glucosidase translates to MSVFPQGFLWGGALAANQSEGGYLEGGKGLTTVDMIPHGANRLPVKLGQEKRFTLRDDEFYPSHEAIDFYHRYKEDIALMAEMGFSVFRTSIAWSRLYPKGDELTPNPEGIAFYRAVFEECKKYNIEPLVTLCHFDVPMHLVIEYGSWRNRKMVEFFTRYARTCFEEFNGLVKYWLTFNEINIMLHSPFSGAGLVFEEGENQDQVKYQAAHHELIASALATKIAHEVNPQNQVGCMLAGGNFYPYSCKPADVWTALEKDRENLFFIDVQARGSYPAYSARVFREKGVTIVKEAGDDEILKNTVDFVSFSYYASRCASADMNANNTSAANIVKSLRNPYIEVSEWGWGIDPLGLRITMNMMYDRYQKPLFLVENGLGAKDELNANGEVEDDYRINYLREHIRAMGDAIEDGIPVIGYTSWGCIDLVAASTGEMSKRYGFVYVDRDDAGNGTLARSRKKSFWWYKKVIASNGADLD, encoded by the coding sequence ATGTCAGTATTTCCGCAAGGATTTTTATGGGGCGGCGCGCTTGCCGCCAACCAGTCGGAAGGGGGTTATCTGGAGGGCGGCAAAGGGCTGACCACCGTGGATATGATCCCGCACGGCGCAAACCGTCTGCCGGTGAAACTGGGACAGGAAAAACGCTTTACGCTGCGCGATGACGAATTCTACCCAAGCCACGAGGCGATCGATTTTTATCATCGCTACAAAGAAGATATCGCGCTGATGGCGGAGATGGGTTTTTCAGTGTTTCGTACCTCGATTGCCTGGAGCCGCTTGTATCCGAAAGGCGATGAACTGACGCCGAACCCGGAAGGGATTGCGTTTTACCGGGCGGTGTTTGAAGAGTGCAAAAAGTACAATATCGAACCGCTGGTCACGCTGTGCCATTTCGATGTGCCGATGCATCTGGTCATCGAATATGGCTCATGGCGTAACCGCAAAATGGTGGAGTTTTTCACCCGTTATGCGCGCACCTGTTTTGAAGAATTTAACGGGCTGGTGAAATACTGGCTGACCTTCAACGAGATCAACATCATGTTGCACAGCCCGTTCTCCGGCGCGGGGCTGGTGTTCGAAGAGGGGGAAAATCAGGATCAGGTGAAATACCAGGCGGCGCACCATGAGCTGATTGCCAGCGCGCTGGCAACGAAAATCGCCCATGAAGTGAACCCGCAAAACCAGGTAGGCTGCATGCTGGCGGGCGGGAATTTCTACCCCTACTCCTGCAAACCGGCCGATGTGTGGACCGCACTGGAAAAAGATCGCGAAAACCTGTTCTTTATCGATGTGCAGGCGCGCGGCAGCTACCCGGCGTACTCCGCGCGCGTGTTCCGCGAAAAAGGCGTCACCATTGTCAAAGAAGCCGGTGACGACGAAATCCTGAAGAACACCGTCGATTTTGTCTCCTTCAGTTATTACGCTTCGCGCTGTGCGTCGGCGGATATGAACGCCAACAACACCAGTGCCGCCAACATCGTGAAATCACTGCGCAACCCGTACATTGAGGTCAGCGAATGGGGCTGGGGCATCGATCCGCTGGGTCTGCGCATCACCATGAACATGATGTACGACCGCTACCAGAAACCACTGTTCCTGGTGGAAAACGGCCTGGGCGCGAAAGATGAACTGAACGCCAATGGCGAAGTGGAAGATGATTACCGCATCAACTACCTGCGCGAGCATATCCGCGCGATGGGCGACGCTATCGAAGATGGCATTCCGGTTATCGGTTACACCAGTTGGGGCTGTATCGATCTGGTGGCGGCATCAACCGGTGAAATGAGCAAACGCTACGGTTTTGTCTATGTTGACCGCGATGATGCCGGTAACGGCACGCTGGCACGCAGCCGTAAAAAATCGTTCTGGTGGTACAAGAAAGTGATCGCCAGTAACGGGGCCGATCTCGACTAA
- a CDS encoding SDR family oxidoreductase translates to MAEQSPKTTLAPHYPTPPFVEQPQPAPGLASKMKPVPDHGETSYRGSGRLAGRKALITGGDSGIGRAVAIAYAREGADVAINYLPEEESDAAEVIKLIEAEGRKAIAIPGDIRSEQFCQTLVKEAVAKLGGLDILVNNAGRQQFNESILTLSTEDFDATFKTNVYAMFWITKAAVEHLPRGASIINTSSVQAYQPSPILLDYAQTKAAIVAFTKSLAQQLGEKGIRVNAVAPGPYWTPLQSSGGQPQEKVQQFGASAPLGRPGQPVEIAPLYVTMASAESSYTSGQVWCSDGGTGTL, encoded by the coding sequence ATGGCAGAGCAAAGCCCAAAAACCACGCTAGCACCGCACTATCCTACTCCTCCGTTTGTCGAACAACCGCAGCCCGCACCGGGTCTTGCCAGCAAAATGAAACCTGTGCCGGATCACGGTGAAACCAGCTACCGGGGTTCCGGGCGCTTAGCGGGCCGTAAGGCGCTGATTACCGGCGGCGACTCCGGCATTGGCCGGGCGGTTGCCATTGCCTATGCCCGCGAAGGCGCGGATGTGGCGATCAACTACCTGCCGGAAGAGGAATCCGACGCCGCCGAAGTGATCAAATTGATCGAAGCCGAAGGGCGAAAGGCCATCGCCATTCCGGGGGATATCCGTTCAGAGCAGTTTTGCCAGACGCTGGTTAAAGAGGCAGTCGCCAAACTTGGCGGGCTGGATATTCTGGTCAATAACGCCGGTCGTCAGCAGTTCAATGAGTCGATTCTGACCCTGTCGACCGAAGATTTTGACGCCACCTTTAAAACCAACGTCTATGCGATGTTCTGGATAACCAAAGCCGCCGTGGAACATCTGCCGCGCGGTGCCAGCATTATCAACACCTCTTCGGTGCAGGCGTACCAGCCAAGCCCCATTCTGCTGGATTACGCGCAGACCAAAGCGGCGATTGTGGCGTTCACCAAATCGCTGGCGCAGCAACTTGGTGAAAAAGGCATCCGCGTCAATGCAGTGGCTCCAGGCCCATACTGGACACCGCTGCAGTCGAGCGGCGGTCAGCCACAGGAAAAAGTGCAGCAGTTCGGGGCCAGCGCACCGCTGGGCCGCCCGGGTCAGCCCGTAGAAATTGCCCCGCTGTATGTCACCATGGCCTCGGCGGAAAGCAGCTATACCTCCGGGCAGGTCTGGTGCTCTGACGGCGGTACCGGCACGCTGTAA